The window CCAGGGCCGTCCCACTAATAAGACCAAAGCGCTCATACGGGACCATAGACAGTACGGGGAGGTGTCAATGTTACTCTTTCAGCGATTTGTAATATTTACACCTAGGTGACCGAGCTATTTAGAGATAAAGGCTTAGTAACTAGGTGGAAGAGCAATATTATCAATCGAAAGACAAAGATAAGAAAATGAAACGTGGCTTCTGTTTTTTAAAACTGCAACCACGGACTAAGTAATAATTTACTATACCAGTGATCTAGACATTATAGAATAAGTAACTGAcgcaatttgaaaataaataccaatttcTTCTTgcttatttttagtatttaaattcTAACTAAAGCtcatgtgataaaataaatatttcgcaAATCCCAGTAGCCACTTATAGGATATTTCCTTTATGGCCTAGCGGTTAAGAACAAATTTTATTGATCACAGTTCACAGGGCAGGCAAGGCACACGTCCTACACCTACAAAGTACAGTCCAGTGTCCATCTGAGGCGTGGGCGTAAAGCCTCATGGCGGCAGAAacaaacatggcggtagtacttcgcTGGACGAGCTCTTCCAGCTCTACTTCTACTAACTCGACTGCACGAGCTCACTGGCAGTCGGTATAAAACCCCACCTTGCGAGCGATGTGGTTCTCCCGCGCGCACAGCGGCTCGCCGTGGTAGCACTTCCAGTAGTAGGGCTGGAAGTACACGGTGTAGAAGGGGCAGTGGAACTTGTCGTAGCACTCGTCGTGGATGCGGCAGCAGCTGCAATGGGAACTTCCGTTAGTCGCGAAGTCGATCAACTCGACTAACCAGAGACAATATTTAAGGACACTTGTTAAAATTTTGATCACGATATATTTTTAACGCTATTTGCATTTTTCAAACTGGGCCCTTTTTGCCGTTACAAACATCCAGCCAACCACACTGCTCCAACAATCGCTGATACGATTGCTCAACATGAGGCATGAGAGTCAGATAGAAGGAAAAGGTTGAACTCCTTTATTCGGTACTGGCCAAATCCCCTTTAGCCTGaatcgcttaacggcagaaGTTGTACAGACGCACATCTCCCAAAGTCGTAACACATTGTCAGAATTTGATTCGATCGACACATTCGCGTGATCCACACCTCGGCCAATGCACCCTCCGTCCAATAtaacgaaaataataattttcttacgGTGCAAGGTAGGCTTATCACTCAAAGTGAAGTTCTAAAAGCAACCTGACCAAAAGGAATTTCTGCAAGGACGTACTCTCTGGTATAACAAATTAGATTTACCTAAAAATGCAATACTTACTGGGGAAGCTAAGAGTCGCATTACCAAAATATGCAGCTCACCGTTGGGTAGTTCAATGAACCTCTACCATTGGACTGGTCcttatgaattaatttttaacacaccatataaaaaaaaaagaaaaattatattgaactagtttacacgatgaAATTACGGCAAAATCTGGCCCTCATTTGACATACGGAATAATCTGgaactaatattttaagtaattcaattttatttccttGTACTCCTATTTTAAAACTTGCAGCGCCAAAATAGCGTCAATCAattggagacaaaaacaaagtgacagtCTGTCCAGAGATAAAAGAGTCCAGTGGGCGTTACTCACTTGTCGATGCCGTCGGTGGGCCGACCCTCACCCAGCAGGCCGCAGTAACAGCCGTAGCCCTTGTAGGCCAACGGGTCGCAGCCAGTCGCGCAAGTCAGCATGTTGTATAGATGTACAACGCCACGCTTGCCTCGGTCCGCGCTGGGCTGGGCGTCCAGCACTCTGCAACATCCCATAGGATTCTTCATTCGACACAACAAGACTACCCCGGCTATccggctaagttcgttgtgTGCTCTTTTAAGACTTAGCGTTAGAACAAGCTTTAGTTACTGAATGTATCTTCTTTTCCTCCATAAATGCCTATGATAGGCCTGtatgaatgaaaaatatttgaatttgacatcttattttatgatgatgaagatgaagttAGCACTTGCCCATGATATAATCTGATTTAAATTGACGCTGCAGTCTTTAACCTCATATCCCTAATACTACTCTATGAAAGCATGACCTCTGATAACGGAATGGTTTTGTCTGTAGTTTGGTGAATGTTAGCGTATAGCagcaatataaagaaaatatgataagtttttattagaattagataatatgataaatttttatttgttaaaatataggACTAGGTATGCAGATGTAAAACGCTTAGTGAATAATCTATAAAACACGAAAAATCTTGACTGAATATACAGTATTAAAACTTTTGGACTAACCTATGTAAAGATGCAGAACATTTTAGAATTAGTATAGtctgatttataatttatgttggTTATGGCTACACAAAATGTAggttaaaacaatttaataaaaattagtgtcaatttgggaatttttgataagaattcattggaaaattttgtttaataacttCTAAGTACAATTTTTACTATCTAGAATGGACTGAATAAAACAGACAAACAACGAACACGATTCGCAGAGAGCGCTCTTACCTCACTCCTTTGCGATAGTCAACCTCCGGTATCGACTGCCGGAAGGGGTCCCGCGCGAACCCCACCAGCAGCTGACTCCGGCTGCTGATCTCATACTTGTCCTTGAATCGGAACTCGTCCCCTCTCAGGGGGGTGTATCCCTGGGTGCTGTTCCTCCTCTCAGTAGCTGTGTGCGGCGTCAGGAGGTGATCAAGTTGGGCGTAGCTGGTGCTGTTGTAGATTTGCTCGTAGGTGAGAATTCCAGACGGGACTGAAACAAATTATGGAATCCTTACTAATTCTATGGCAGTAATCCTTACTATTTAAATGGGCAGCTCCCGTCGCACGTGCCCCTAATAATTAATGGTTCATAACAAATTTGCAAAAGCTTATattcttatctttttttttttctatttattatgttttattttgtttatattttctatacttCAATCaaggataataataaaagccttttttatttttttactaatgttataatgcgatagtgtctgtttatttatatgtttaaaagcaaaaatcaacttgcagtgcaataaactggactacataaaaaaatcaccatttgttatcaccatctcacagccaAGTTAATGGGTAACTATGacgtaagagcaattcatacccaagcttttttaccaTGCATGTCCTTAATCCggaatccttaatattataataggatgtttctgtaagcttacgttctatataaactttgaacttatagagagacatcttaaggatttcctcacaatgttttccttaaccgttgaagcaagtgatattttaattacttaaaacgcacgtaacttaaaaaagttataagtgcgagctgggattcgaacacgccCCGCGCGAAAATGAAGTCGCGTTCGTACCCAAtgctctatcaccgcttcacgatTTTAATAAGGGCACCATATTACCTATTCTGTACTAAATACTAAGTTcaaaacctacctacctatttactaTTTAGGTCAAGATTTAGTTAAGTATAATTAGCGAGCTATGCTTAATCAAATAACcagtatttattttgctaacGATGGTTACCCTGAAGCAAGAAGCTGTTtagttatatacctacattaaaCATAACTCGAAATAGCCATATAATAATACATGCCTATTTATTCAACCTACTTAGGATTCCaataaaataacgaaaaaaCATTAGTTTACACGTTTATCTCGTTAGATTTATGCAAAAAAACGGCTGTTTtgcattatttaatactagcttttacggttttttacaaaatccgtgggaaccgtttattttcccggAATCCctgctactctccgtcctttcaactaactctatcccaaaaatcaagtcgatcgTTTGCTATGTTAGGGTGTAGAGcaagaaataacaaacaaagaaactttttcattcataatattagtacagattTCCATATTTCTGCAAGAATATCTGCAGTTGGGCAATATGTACCCACCTGCTTATTATGCTAAGTCAGTAACAAAAAGGTTAGACATTAGGACACTCAATCGTGTTGATCGACTATCATAGTAATATGTGGGCATAGGTCAAGGCTGCAATGTGTAATAGCTAAGAGTGGATTGGGATTGAGGATGGCTACGAAAATATCGATGTCATTCTGGTGGAAGCAGTTGTCAATTTTTAGCGCAATAACTTGGTAATAAAATAAgctaataaaagaaattaattattagttaccAATATTAGATTCCCCTTTTATAATTCTAATGGAGTTGTTGACTTAGTTGGATTAGTCCTAACTACGAGATActgattaacataaaataatattgtttgatATTGGCATTATGGTTACAACGACTTTTGCCATGTTCTCGATCAAAAGCAATCAATCCTTTAATATCAAtagcaaatataaaaaagacgtgtgtgtacttatgtacacgcgttagaagttatactttttggcgtaacaagataaaaatcgtttcaaaaattttgtcttacgccttattctacgtttgtagagaaaacgatgttaacaatatattgaaagttttattataacgcgttATCTAGTTAtcaaaatttgagatttttgtacaattgaatcaattaaatcttttttttttaaactaatatgtCGACTATagttaacttcagggtgtcgagaTTTTTAGTGACGGATGGTGTCGCTCGGTTTCGCACCTACCTTCATCCTGGTAAGATCGTGTAAACATTACGtttcgtataatttcactcccacgATTTTTCCtgacgccgctaaagaagtataacttaaaaaatgtttcatttaataatttagttcaaaCCTTTATTTTAACCAAAACTATTATAGATAATTGAGACCTTTGTCTTTAATTGCATACAAAATtagtttaattgaa of the Pararge aegeria chromosome 10, ilParAegt1.1, whole genome shotgun sequence genome contains:
- the LOC120626903 gene encoding uncharacterized protein LOC120626903, translating into MKLSAYFSVSCKIKVWCTGSAKLMSLSVMYAGLIVCAALVPSVFCERVPSGILTYEQIYNSTSYAQLDHLLTPHTATERRNSTQGYTPLRGDEFRFKDKYEISSRSQLLVGFARDPFRQSIPEVDYRKGVRVLDAQPSADRGKRGVVHLYNMLTCATGCDPLAYKGYGCYCGLLGEGRPTDGIDNCCRIHDECYDKFHCPFYTVYFQPYYWKCYHGEPLCARENHIARKGVNSCAGQLCECDRRFAMCVKRYTCPRGKALCRSSPLRLLQNILMSYR